The Lycium barbarum isolate Lr01 chromosome 10, ASM1917538v2, whole genome shotgun sequence genome includes a region encoding these proteins:
- the LOC132613235 gene encoding uncharacterized protein LOC132613235 encodes MSTDYQAWVVIKKGPKPIPNSEAKNDKEKLDEISFDMTKGQQEVITTNARAIALLYCAVSGEEYSKISNCETAKEMWDKLEVTYEGTSTVRENKIDALHHEYENFMMKEDENIESMFSRFSKIICELKSLGVVYSNSQQVRKLVRSLPKSWETKAIVLEDVKLDKMTYDELRENLMTFEKNHINRHQKEEKKVVESDDDDFKEEEVALISRPIAEAMRRSRNNRRISSNSLKGKSSTDQQKNDGKCYECEKYGHIASECSKSRRKPSRNYKKQRAFNSWSEDKISENEDDVENVYFMAFGETSEVRPYPCAKCNETQEVLDQTHEDLDRVFDEFRKLQREKKDWYIKLQICDIEKHLIQEEICDLQLQINSLRKSTIHSSVRSNQSTHSCKSTRKKPMSDNSDNSGKLKYLEKKDQ; translated from the coding sequence ATGTCAACCGACTATCAAGCATGGGTTGTGATAAAGAAGGGACCAAAACCCATTCCCAACAGTGAAGCaaaaaatgataaagaaaaaCTAGATGAGATATCATTTGATATGACTAAGGGACAACAAGAAGTCATTACGACAAATGCTAGAGCTATAGCTCTACTATACTGTGCAGTCAGTGGAGAAGAATATAGCAAGATATCAAACTGCGAGACTGCAAAGGAAATGTGGGATAAATTGGAAGTAACCTATGAAGGCACATCTACAGTTCGAGAAAACAAGATTGATGCTCTTCATCACGAATATGAAAACTTTATGATGAAGGAGGATGAAAATATTGAATCAATGTTCTCAAGATTCAGCAAAATTATTTGTGAGTTAAAATCTCTTGGGGTTGTGTATTCAAATTCTCAACAAGTAAGAAAACTTGTCAGAAGTCTTCCAAAATCATGGGAAACCAAAGCTATTGTTTTGGAAGATGTAAAACTGGACAAAATGACTTATGATGAACTCAGAGAAAATCTCATGACCTTTGAGAAGAATCACATCAACAGGCATCAAAAGGAAGAGAAGAAGGTAGTggaaagtgatgatgatgatttcaaagAAGAGGAAGTTGCACTAATATCTAGGCCCATAGCGGAAGCAATGAGGAGATCAAGAAATAATCGAAGAATAAGTTCAAATTCTCTCAAAGGAAAAAGTTCTACTGATCAACAGAAAAATGATGGGAAATGCTATGAATGTGAGAAGTATGGACATATTGCCTCTGAATGttcaaaatcaagaagaaaaccTTCCAGGAACTATAAAAAACAAAGAGCATTCAACAGCTGGAGTGAAGACAAAATCTCAGAAAATGAAGATGATGTGGAAAACGTCTACTTCATGGCATTTGGAGAAACTAGCGAGGTAAGACCTTATCCCTGTGCTAAATGTAATGAAACACAAGAAGTCTTAGATCAAACCCATGAGGACTTGGATAGAGTTTTTGATGAATTTAGAAAACttcaaagagaaaagaaagactGGTATATAAAACTGCAAATATGTGATATTGAAAAACATCTTATTCAAGAAGAAATCTGTGATTTGCAACTACAGATCAATAGTTTGCGCAAATCTACCATTCATAGTTCTGTAAGGTCTAACCAGTCGACTCACAGCTGCAAGTCAACTCGGAAGAAACCTATGAGTGACAATTCTGATAACAGTGGAAAGTTGAAATATCTTGAAAAGAAAGATCAGTAG